A part of Streptomyces sp. NBC_01451 genomic DNA contains:
- a CDS encoding TerD family protein — protein MKALNKGIRKAEVSLKWDPSPAGQPPTDLDIVAATYSATDPYGDPAYVVHFDSRSPDGTITLNRDSKDGKGFGWDEVMTLEFDRLGAQYARVVVGVVIQQRSTHRTFVSVRGPGLRIREGYTVLAEDDFGGVLGSTAATVAEFVRDEAGSWDFHSGVQGFEDDPSTFSREMGRTRQA, from the coding sequence GTGAAGGCCCTCAACAAGGGGATCCGCAAGGCCGAAGTCTCACTGAAGTGGGATCCGAGTCCGGCGGGTCAGCCGCCCACCGATCTCGACATCGTCGCCGCGACCTACTCGGCGACCGATCCGTACGGCGATCCCGCCTATGTGGTGCACTTCGACAGCCGCTCTCCGGACGGCACGATCACGCTCAACCGGGACAGCAAGGACGGCAAGGGCTTCGGCTGGGACGAGGTCATGACGCTGGAGTTCGACCGGCTGGGCGCCCAGTACGCGCGCGTGGTCGTCGGCGTCGTCATCCAGCAGCGTTCCACACACCGGACGTTCGTCAGCGTCCGGGGGCCCGGCCTGCGCATCCGCGAGGGCTACACCGTCCTGGCCGAGGACGACTTCGGCGGCGTTCTGGGATCCACGGCGGCCACGGTCGCGGAGTTCGTCCGTGACGAGGCCGGGTCGTGGGACTTCCACTCCGGTGTCCAGGGCTTCGAGGACGACCCCTCGACGTTCAGCAGGGAGATGGGCCGCACGCGTCAGGCCTGA
- a CDS encoding DUF2785 domain-containing protein: MDGMLRLHGDDIGELSGAARAAALEALVADLRSPDPVVRDERAYGTAVRWIPGLDAAERRWLGDRAAGLFDDPGIQARAFAPLVLARIADAGEWRQAWWEAFSGWYPGETDLRGYDPVLGWVHAAAHGADLLAALARRPEQDPAPLFELAVARLLADTGHVFDAQEDDRIARALTQVLCRPGLGAAASVGWLDAVSAAFRTGEPGPVPPWASNTMRTLRMLYLLVDRGLLTPGGDGRPGAVPHREAVLDALAATLAIVTPCLPSPPGRDQA, translated from the coding sequence ATGGACGGCATGTTGCGGCTTCACGGCGATGACATCGGTGAGCTCTCGGGGGCGGCCAGGGCCGCCGCTCTCGAAGCGCTGGTCGCGGATCTCCGGTCCCCGGACCCCGTGGTGCGGGACGAGCGTGCGTACGGCACGGCCGTCCGCTGGATACCCGGCCTCGACGCGGCCGAGCGGCGGTGGCTCGGGGACCGCGCGGCCGGGCTGTTCGACGACCCCGGCATTCAGGCGCGTGCGTTCGCGCCCCTCGTCCTGGCCCGGATCGCCGATGCGGGGGAGTGGCGGCAGGCGTGGTGGGAGGCGTTCAGCGGGTGGTATCCCGGGGAGACCGATCTGCGCGGGTACGACCCGGTGCTGGGCTGGGTGCATGCCGCCGCGCACGGGGCCGACCTGCTGGCGGCTCTCGCGCGGCGCCCGGAGCAGGATCCCGCACCGCTGTTCGAACTGGCCGTCGCGCGGTTGCTGGCGGACACCGGGCATGTCTTCGACGCCCAGGAGGACGACCGGATCGCCCGTGCGCTGACCCAGGTCCTGTGCCGGCCCGGTCTCGGTGCCGCCGCGTCGGTGGGATGGCTGGACGCCGTCTCGGCGGCCTTCCGGACGGGGGAACCGGGGCCGGTGCCGCCGTGGGCCTCCAACACCATGCGCACGCTGCGCATGCTCTACCTGCTGGTGGACCGCGGACTGCTGACACCGGGAGGGGACGGCCGGCCCGGTGCGGTCCCCCACCGGGAGGCCGTACTCGATGCCCTGGCCGCCACCCTCGCGATCGTCACTCCCTGCCTTCCCTCACCCCCGGGGAGGGATCAGGCCTGA
- a CDS encoding vitamin B12-dependent ribonucleotide reductase: MTETASGPARSSRAKGSTKASKGLRIERIHTTPGVHPYDEVEWASRDVVMTNWRDGSVNFDQRGVEFPDFWSVNAVNIVTSKYFRGAVGTPQREVSLKQLIDRIVKTYTKAGEDYKYFASPADAEIFEHELAYALLHQIFSFNSPVWFNVGTPQPQQVSACFILSVDDSMESILDWYKEEGMIFKGGSGAGLNLSRIRSSKELLSSGGNASGPVSFMRGADASAGTIKSGGATRRAAKMVILDVDHPDIEGFIETKVKEEEKIRALRDAGFDMDLGGDDITSVQYQNANNSVRVNDTFMKAVEAGGKFGLTSRMTGEVIEEVDAKLLFRKLAEAAWACADPGIQYDDTINQWHTCPESGRINGSNPCSEYMHLDNTSCNLASLNLMKFLKDDGKGRQSFEIDRFAKVVELVITAMDISICFADFPTEKIGENTRAFRQLGIGYANLGALLMATGHAYDSVGGRALAGAITSLMTGTSYRRSAELAAVVGPYDGYARNAQPHLRVMKQHADANGKAVRIDDLDTPIWAAATEAWQDVVRIGEKNGFRNAQASVIAPTGTIGLAMSCDTTGLEPDLALVKFKKLVGGGSMQIVNGTVPQALRRLGYQEEQIEAIVAHIAEHGHVIDAPSLKHEHYEVFDCAMGERTISAMGHVRMMAAIQPWISGALSKTVNMPETATVEEVEEIYFEAWKMGVKALAIYRDNCKVGQPLSVKKKENEKAEVTAKTEATIREAVEKVVEYRPVRKRLPKGRPGITTSFTVGGAEGYMTANSYPDDGLGEVFLKMSKQGSTLAGMMDAFSIAISVGLQYGVPLETYVSKFTNMRFEPAGMTDDPDVRMAQSIVDYIFRRLALDFLPFETRSALGIHSADERQRHLETGSYEPTEEEVGIEVEGLAQSAPRTQELKAVAAPKAAVAETPEPALMQVHTSAELVEMQLGIQADAPLCFSCGTKMQRAGSCYICEGCGSTSGCS, encoded by the coding sequence ATGACAGAGACGGCGAGCGGTCCGGCACGGAGTTCCCGCGCCAAGGGCAGCACCAAGGCGAGCAAGGGGCTGCGCATCGAGCGCATCCACACCACCCCCGGCGTGCACCCGTACGACGAGGTCGAGTGGGCGAGCCGTGACGTCGTCATGACCAACTGGCGCGACGGCTCGGTCAACTTCGACCAGCGTGGCGTCGAGTTCCCCGACTTCTGGTCGGTGAACGCGGTCAACATCGTCACCAGCAAGTACTTCCGCGGTGCTGTCGGCACCCCGCAGCGCGAGGTGAGCCTCAAGCAGCTCATCGACCGCATCGTGAAGACGTACACGAAGGCCGGTGAGGACTACAAGTACTTCGCCTCCCCGGCCGACGCCGAGATCTTCGAGCACGAGCTGGCGTACGCCCTCCTGCACCAGATCTTCAGCTTCAACAGCCCCGTCTGGTTCAACGTCGGGACCCCGCAGCCCCAGCAGGTCTCGGCCTGCTTCATCCTGTCCGTCGACGACTCCATGGAGTCGATCCTCGACTGGTACAAGGAAGAGGGCATGATCTTCAAGGGCGGCTCGGGCGCCGGCCTGAACCTCTCCCGGATCCGCTCCTCCAAGGAGCTGCTCTCCTCCGGCGGCAACGCCTCGGGCCCGGTCTCCTTCATGCGCGGCGCGGACGCGTCGGCGGGAACGATCAAGTCGGGCGGCGCCACCCGCCGCGCGGCCAAGATGGTCATCCTCGACGTCGACCACCCCGACATCGAGGGCTTCATCGAGACCAAGGTGAAGGAAGAGGAGAAGATCCGCGCCCTGCGCGACGCGGGCTTCGACATGGACCTGGGCGGCGACGACATCACGTCCGTCCAGTACCAGAACGCCAACAACTCGGTCCGCGTGAACGACACGTTCATGAAGGCCGTCGAGGCGGGCGGCAAGTTCGGGCTCACCTCCCGGATGACCGGCGAGGTCATCGAGGAGGTCGACGCCAAGTTGCTCTTCCGCAAGCTGGCCGAGGCGGCCTGGGCCTGCGCCGACCCCGGCATCCAGTACGACGACACGATCAACCAGTGGCACACGTGCCCGGAGTCCGGCCGTATCAACGGCTCGAACCCGTGCAGCGAGTACATGCACCTGGACAACACGTCCTGCAACCTCGCCTCGCTGAACCTGATGAAGTTCCTGAAGGACGACGGCAAGGGCCGTCAGTCCTTCGAGATCGACCGCTTCGCCAAGGTCGTCGAGCTCGTCATCACCGCGATGGACATCTCCATCTGCTTCGCCGACTTCCCGACCGAGAAGATCGGCGAGAACACGCGGGCGTTCCGCCAGCTCGGCATCGGCTACGCCAACCTCGGCGCCCTGCTGATGGCGACCGGTCACGCGTACGACTCCGTGGGCGGCCGTGCCCTGGCCGGTGCCATCACCTCCCTGATGACCGGCACGTCGTACCGCCGCTCCGCCGAACTCGCGGCGGTCGTCGGCCCGTACGACGGCTACGCCCGCAACGCGCAGCCGCACCTGCGGGTCATGAAGCAGCACGCCGACGCGAACGGCAAGGCCGTCCGTATCGACGACCTGGACACCCCGATCTGGGCCGCCGCCACGGAGGCCTGGCAGGACGTCGTCCGCATCGGCGAGAAGAACGGCTTCCGCAACGCGCAGGCGTCCGTCATCGCCCCGACCGGCACCATCGGTCTCGCGATGTCCTGCGACACCACCGGTCTTGAGCCCGATCTCGCGCTGGTCAAGTTCAAGAAGCTCGTCGGCGGCGGCTCGATGCAGATCGTCAACGGCACGGTCCCGCAGGCCCTGCGCCGCCTGGGCTACCAGGAGGAGCAGATCGAGGCGATCGTCGCCCACATCGCCGAGCACGGCCATGTGATCGACGCCCCGAGCCTCAAGCACGAGCACTACGAGGTGTTCGACTGCGCCATGGGCGAGCGGACCATCTCCGCGATGGGCCATGTCCGCATGATGGCCGCGATCCAGCCCTGGATCTCCGGCGCCCTGTCCAAGACGGTCAACATGCCGGAGACGGCGACCGTCGAGGAGGTCGAGGAGATCTACTTCGAGGCCTGGAAGATGGGCGTCAAGGCGCTCGCGATCTACCGCGACAACTGCAAGGTCGGCCAGCCGCTCTCCGTCAAGAAGAAGGAGAACGAGAAGGCCGAGGTGACCGCGAAGACCGAGGCGACGATCCGTGAGGCCGTCGAGAAGGTCGTCGAGTACCGCCCGGTCCGCAAGCGCCTCCCCAAGGGCCGCCCCGGCATCACCACGTCCTTCACGGTCGGCGGCGCCGAGGGCTACATGACCGCCAACTCCTACCCGGACGACGGTCTCGGCGAGGTCTTCCTGAAGATGTCCAAGCAGGGCTCCACCCTCGCGGGCATGATGGACGCCTTCTCGATCGCCATCTCGGTGGGTCTGCAGTACGGCGTGCCGCTGGAGACGTACGTCTCGAAGTTCACGAACATGCGCTTCGAGCCGGCCGGTATGACGGACGACCCCGATGTCCGGATGGCCCAGTCGATCGTCGACTACATCTTCCGCCGCCTCGCGCTGGACTTCCTCCCCTTCGAGACGCGCTCGGCCCTCGGCATCCACTCCGCCGACGAGCGCCAGCGGCACCTGGAGACGGGGTCCTACGAGCCGACCGAGGAAGAGGTCGGCATCGAGGTCGAGGGTCTGGCCCAGTCGGCGCCCCGCACCCAGGAGCTGAAGGCCGTCGCGGCCCCGAAGGCCGCCGTCGCGGAGACGCCCGAGCCCGCGCTGATGCAGGTCCACACCAGTGCCGAACTGGTGGAGATGCAGCTGGGCATCCAGGCGGACGCCCCGCTGTGCTTCTCCTGCGGTACGAAGATGCAGCGGGCCGGGTCCTGCTACATCTGCGAGGGCTGCGGGTCGACCAGCGGTTGCAGCTGA
- the nrdR gene encoding transcriptional regulator NrdR has translation MHCPFCRHPDSRVVDSRTTDDGTSIRRRRQCPDCSRRFTTVETCSLMVVKRSGVTEPFSRTKVINGVRKACQGRPVTEDALAQLGQRVEEAVRATGSAELTTHDVGLAILGPLQELDLVAYLRFASVYRAFDSLDDFEAAIAELREVPRRPAVDDEDPDVGRRQDDRGSGGTAQVPVPANATD, from the coding sequence ATGCACTGCCCCTTCTGCAGGCATCCCGACAGCCGTGTGGTCGACAGTCGTACGACCGACGACGGCACGTCGATCCGCAGGCGCCGCCAGTGTCCTGACTGCTCCCGTCGGTTCACGACCGTCGAGACGTGCTCGCTCATGGTGGTCAAGCGGTCCGGAGTCACCGAACCGTTCAGTCGTACGAAGGTCATCAACGGCGTGCGCAAGGCATGTCAGGGACGGCCTGTCACCGAGGACGCTCTCGCCCAACTCGGCCAGCGGGTCGAGGAGGCGGTGCGCGCCACCGGAAGCGCCGAGCTGACCACCCACGACGTGGGGCTGGCCATACTCGGTCCGTTGCAGGAACTCGACCTCGTCGCCTACCTGCGCTTTGCGTCCGTCTACCGGGCGTTCGACTCGCTGGACGACTTCGAGGCCGCGATCGCGGAGCTCAGGGAAGTGCCGCGCCGCCCCGCCGTGGACGACGAAGACCCGGACGTGGGGCGCCGGCAGGACGATCGCGGGTCCGGGGGGACTGCTCAGGTCCCCGTGCCCGCCAACGCCACCGACTGA
- the lexA gene encoding transcriptional repressor LexA: protein MTTTADSATITAQDRSQSRLEPVHAMNEATNPEGPKRSLPGRPPGIRADSSGLTDRQRRVIEVIRDSVQRRGYPPSMREIGQAVGLSSTSSVAHQLMALERKGFLRRDPHRPRAYEVRGSDQGASVQPTDTAGKPAASYVPLVGRIAAGGPILAEESVEDVFPLPRQLVGDGELFVLKVVGDSMIEAAICDGDWVTVRRQPVAENGDIVAAMLDGEATVKRFKREDGHVWLLPHNSAYQPIPGDEATILGKVVAVLRRV, encoded by the coding sequence GTGACCACCACCGCAGACAGTGCCACCATCACTGCCCAGGACCGCTCCCAGAGCCGACTCGAGCCGGTGCATGCGATGAACGAAGCCACGAATCCTGAGGGACCCAAGCGGTCCCTACCTGGACGACCTCCAGGAATCCGAGCGGACAGCTCGGGCCTCACCGACCGGCAACGGCGCGTGATCGAGGTCATCAGGGACTCCGTGCAACGACGCGGTTACCCGCCGTCGATGCGCGAGATCGGGCAGGCAGTCGGCCTCTCCAGTACTTCATCGGTCGCACATCAGCTCATGGCTCTGGAGCGCAAGGGATTCCTGCGCCGCGATCCGCATCGCCCGCGCGCCTATGAAGTACGCGGTTCCGACCAAGGGGCTTCCGTGCAGCCCACGGACACCGCGGGCAAGCCCGCCGCGTCGTACGTCCCGCTGGTGGGACGCATCGCCGCAGGCGGTCCCATCCTCGCCGAGGAATCGGTCGAGGACGTGTTCCCGCTCCCCCGCCAACTGGTGGGCGACGGAGAACTCTTCGTCCTGAAGGTCGTCGGTGACTCGATGATCGAAGCCGCGATCTGCGACGGCGACTGGGTCACGGTGCGCCGCCAGCCGGTCGCCGAGAACGGCGACATCGTGGCCGCGATGCTGGACGGCGAAGCCACCGTCAAGCGCTTCAAGCGCGAGGACGGCCATGTCTGGCTCCTCCCGCACAACTCCGCGTACCAGCCGATCCCCGGCGACGAGGCGACGATCCTCGGCAAGGTGGTGGCGGTCCTCCGCCGCGTGTGA
- a CDS encoding ATP-dependent DNA helicase has protein sequence MTKPSLPELLHAAVTAVGGTERPGQVTMAEAVAEAIDDGSHLLVQAGTGTGKSLGYLVPALAHGERVVVATATLALQRQLVERDLPRTVDALHPVLRRRPEFAMLKGRSNYLCLHRLHEGVPQDEDEGLFDQFEAAAPTSKLGQDLLRLREWSDETETGDRDGLTPGVSDRAWAQVSVSSRECLGASKCAYGAECFAEMARERAKLAEVIVTNHALLAIDAIEGAPVLPQHEVLIVDEAHELVSRVTGVATGELTPGQVNRAVRRAAKLVNEKAADQLQTAAEGFERVMELALPGRLEEVPEDLGYALMALRDAARTVISAIGATRDKSVQDEDAVRKQALASVESVHDVAERIANGSEWDVVWYERHDRFGASLRVAPMSVSGLLREKLFTDRSVVLTSATLKLGGDFNGVGASLGLAPEGTAGDDLPQWKGVDVGSPFDYPKQGILYVAKHLSRPARDGDRGDMLDELTELIQAAGGRTLGLFSSMRAAQLAAEELRSRIPEFPILLQGEETLGELIKNFAADPRTCLFGTLSLWQGVDVPGASCQLVVMDKIPFPRPDDPLMSARQKAVEDAGGNGFMAVAATHAALLMAQGAGRLVRATGDRGVVAVLDQRLATARYGSYLKASLPDFWYTTDGNVVRRSLAAIDAAAKQTEEAPVPETAEESERAEETGEA, from the coding sequence ATGACGAAGCCCTCACTCCCCGAACTCCTGCATGCTGCCGTCACCGCCGTCGGCGGTACGGAGCGCCCCGGCCAGGTGACCATGGCCGAAGCCGTCGCGGAGGCGATCGACGACGGTTCCCATCTGCTGGTCCAGGCAGGCACCGGCACCGGAAAGTCGCTCGGCTACCTCGTACCCGCGCTCGCGCACGGGGAGCGGGTCGTGGTCGCGACCGCCACCCTCGCGCTCCAGCGCCAGCTCGTGGAGCGCGACCTGCCGCGCACGGTCGACGCGCTGCACCCGGTGCTGCGCCGCCGCCCCGAGTTCGCGATGCTCAAGGGCAGATCGAACTACCTGTGCCTGCACCGCCTTCACGAGGGTGTCCCGCAGGACGAGGACGAGGGCCTCTTCGACCAGTTCGAGGCGGCGGCGCCCACCAGCAAGCTGGGCCAGGACCTGCTGCGCCTGCGCGAATGGTCGGACGAGACCGAGACCGGCGACCGCGACGGTCTCACCCCGGGCGTCTCCGACCGGGCCTGGGCACAGGTCTCCGTCTCCTCCCGTGAGTGCCTGGGCGCCTCGAAGTGCGCGTACGGAGCCGAGTGCTTCGCCGAGATGGCCCGTGAGCGCGCCAAACTCGCCGAGGTGATCGTCACTAACCACGCGCTGCTCGCGATCGACGCCATCGAGGGCGCCCCCGTCCTCCCGCAGCACGAGGTGCTGATCGTCGACGAGGCGCACGAACTGGTCTCACGGGTCACCGGAGTGGCCACCGGCGAGCTCACTCCCGGCCAGGTCAACCGTGCCGTGCGCCGGGCGGCGAAGCTGGTGAACGAGAAGGCCGCAGACCAGCTCCAGACGGCGGCCGAGGGCTTCGAGCGGGTGATGGAACTGGCCCTGCCGGGCCGCCTGGAAGAGGTCCCTGAGGACCTCGGGTACGCGTTGATGGCACTGAGAGACGCGGCCCGCACGGTGATCTCCGCGATCGGCGCGACCCGCGACAAGTCCGTCCAGGACGAGGACGCGGTCCGCAAACAGGCGCTGGCCTCGGTGGAGTCCGTGCACGACGTCGCCGAGCGGATCGCGAACGGCTCCGAGTGGGACGTCGTCTGGTACGAGCGGCACGACCGCTTCGGAGCCTCCCTGCGCGTCGCCCCCATGTCGGTGTCGGGCCTCCTCAGGGAGAAGCTCTTCACGGACCGCTCCGTGGTCCTGACCTCGGCGACACTCAAACTGGGCGGCGACTTCAACGGCGTCGGGGCCTCCCTCGGCCTCGCCCCGGAGGGCACCGCGGGCGACGACCTCCCGCAGTGGAAGGGCGTCGACGTCGGCTCGCCCTTCGACTACCCGAAGCAGGGCATCCTGTACGTCGCCAAGCACCTGTCGCGTCCGGCGCGCGACGGCGACCGCGGCGACATGCTCGACGAGCTCACGGAGCTGATCCAGGCGGCGGGCGGGCGCACCCTCGGCCTGTTCTCCTCGATGCGGGCGGCCCAGCTCGCCGCGGAGGAACTGCGGTCCCGTATCCCCGAGTTCCCGATCCTCCTCCAGGGCGAGGAGACGCTCGGTGAGCTGATCAAGAACTTCGCGGCCGACCCGCGGACCTGTCTGTTCGGCACGTTGTCCCTCTGGCAGGGCGTGGACGTCCCGGGTGCCAGCTGCCAGCTGGTCGTCATGGACAAGATCCCGTTCCCGCGCCCGGACGACCCGCTGATGAGCGCCCGCCAGAAGGCCGTCGAGGACGCCGGGGGCAACGGCTTCATGGCCGTCGCCGCCACCCACGCGGCGCTCCTCATGGCCCAGGGCGCCGGCCGCCTCGTACGGGCGACGGGGGACCGCGGTGTGGTCGCCGTGCTGGACCAGCGTCTCGCCACGGCCCGGTACGGCAGCTACCTCAAGGCGTCCCTGCCGGACTTCTGGTACACCACGGACGGCAATGTGGTCCGGCGGTCGCTGGCCGCGATCGACGCGGCGGCGAAGCAGACGGAGGAAGCCCCGGTGCCCGAGACCGCCGAGGAGTCGGAGCGCGCCGAGGAGACCGGGGAGGCGTAG
- a CDS encoding GNAT family N-acetyltransferase, producing MPPTDARTHARTDFPTAPAPENDADFRTVGDSEDTLELRLPDGFLTMYADGGRAADTVPPAPGGDPLDGIADWGPISTPAGSFHLLPVRIERDLPLIGRWMNDPTVATFWELAGTERVTEAHLRSQLDGHGRSVPCLGVLEGTPMSYWEIYRADLDPLARHYPARPHDTGLHLLLGAVADRGRGLGGILLRAVADLVLDHLPRCARVVAEPDLRNTPCVSAFLSAGFRFGAELDLPAKRAALMVRDRGLRDAL from the coding sequence GTGCCTCCTACCGACGCGCGCACCCACGCCCGTACCGACTTCCCGACCGCCCCGGCCCCCGAGAACGACGCCGACTTCCGCACCGTCGGCGACAGCGAGGACACGCTGGAGCTGCGCCTGCCCGACGGGTTCCTCACGATGTACGCCGACGGCGGCAGGGCGGCGGACACCGTCCCCCCGGCGCCCGGCGGCGATCCCCTCGACGGCATCGCGGACTGGGGGCCGATCAGCACGCCCGCAGGCTCGTTCCACCTCCTCCCCGTCCGGATCGAGCGCGATCTCCCCCTCATCGGGCGCTGGATGAACGACCCCACCGTCGCCACCTTCTGGGAGCTCGCCGGCACCGAGCGCGTGACCGAGGCCCATCTGCGGTCCCAGCTCGACGGTCACGGACGCAGCGTCCCCTGCCTCGGCGTGCTGGAAGGCACCCCGATGAGCTACTGGGAGATCTACCGCGCCGACCTCGACCCGCTGGCCCGGCACTATCCGGCCCGTCCCCACGACACCGGACTGCACCTCCTGCTCGGCGCAGTCGCCGATCGCGGGCGCGGACTGGGCGGAATCCTGCTCAGAGCGGTCGCCGACCTCGTACTCGACCACCTTCCGCGCTGTGCGCGCGTCGTCGCGGAACCGGACCTGCGCAACACGCCCTGTGTGTCGGCCTTCCTGAGCGCCGGGTTCCGATTCGGCGCCGAGCTCGACCTGCCCGCCAAGCGGGCCGCCCTCATGGTCCGGGACCGGGGCCTGCGCGATGCGCTGTAG